The sequence AATCTGCTCGGGCATGGGCGCGTAGGCTGTCTTGACGACGCCCGGAACGCCGGGCTTGGCGGTTTTCATGCTCGGGCCGGCGGTCTCGATCAGCTTGGCGCGCTCGCTCAGGTAGCCGGGCGCCAGGAGGCTCATCCAGCTTCCGCCAGGCGGCTGCACGAAGTCCGGGTCGCCCAGGTACTGAGCCCGGTCGGCAAAGGCCAGCCGTGAGGCTTCGGTGTACAGGTGCAGCCAGTCGGCCGATGGCGTGGGTCCGGTGGTGCCGGGTACGCCGCCCATGCCAGCCACCAGCCCCAGCGTGGCGGCCGGCGTGTTGTTCAGGATGCCCAGGATTTGACCGATGGCGATGGCGCCCGAACTCGGTGGCGGCATGCCGCACAGGCGGTAGGCCTGGGCGTTGGCGCTGTAGTCGGAGCAGATCGGATCGCGCTTCCTGGCCTGGTAACTGGCCAGGTCGCTCAGGGCCAGCTTGCCGGGATTACTCGCGTGGCCCTGCACTTTGGTGACGATGGCCTGCGCGACGGTGCCGGTGAGCAGCGCGTTCGATCCCTTGCTGGCGATTTGCCGCAGCACGTCGGCCAGCGCCGGGTTGCGCAGGGTGGCGCCGGCATCGACCGGCGTGCCGTCGGCCTTGTAGAAGTAGGCCGCCGCCGTGGGGTCGTTCTTCAGGTATTTTTCATCCTTGAGCAGCATGTTCAGCCGGGCGCTGACCTTGAAGCCGTTGTCGGCCAGCTCGATGGCCGGTGCAAAAAGCTGCGCCCACGGCAGCTTGCCGTATTGCTGGTGCGCCATTTCCAGCATCCGTACCGTGCCCGGCGTGCCGACCGAGCGGCCGCCGACCACGCCCTCGTAAAACGGAATTGGCTTGCCGTCCGCGCCCAGGAACAGTTTTTCATCGGCCGCAGCCGGCGCCGTTTCGCGGCCATCAAAGGCCTCGACCGCGCGGCCGTTGGAATGCAGCAGGAACGCGCCGCCGCCAATCCCGCTGGACTGCGGCTCGACCAGGGTCAGCACCATTTGCACGGCAATTGCCGCATCAATCGCCGAGCCGCCGGCCTTCAGGATCTGGTAGCCGGCATCGGTTGCCAGCGGATTGGCGGCTGCGACGGCAAATTTGGTGGTGGCCCAGCCGGGCTTGGGCGTGAAACCCGACGAACCCTCAGGCTGCTGGGTGGGCGCGGTGTACGCAAACGGGCTGGTCGGAGAACTGGCGCAGGCCGCCAGCAAGGCAGCCAGGGCAACGGAAGTCAGCAGGCGTTTCATGCAATCTCCTCGGGAAGTAATGAGGAGCCATGGTACGTGAGGCTGGGAGGTCTGGAAAGGGAAGCGCTGCTATTTAATGGCCATTCAGGCCTTCTGCGCAAGAGGAGCGGGCGCAGCCAGCTATCAAAAAGAGAGTAAAGACAGCGCCGCCCGTTGCAGGCGGCGCAAGACTGCCTGGCTTAAGACGCGCGTGCCTTCTTGACTGCGGCAGCGCCATTCTTCAGGGCAGATTCCAGGGTTTCTTCCACCTTGGATGCTGCGTCCTTCAGGCCTTTGCCCACGGTTGCAAAAGCTTCCGGTGCTGGATGGGCCTTTTGGAACGCATCGACGCTGGAGTGAAATTGTGCAACGCCCAGGGCCGTGACATCTTTCAGGTTCTGTGTCGCCATCGCAATGCCGTTTTCCGCAGATGCCTTCATGGCTTCAAAAGCGGCTTGCGGCTCCTTGATGCTTTTGAAGGACTCGACGGTTTCGGCCACGGCGGCTTGCGCACCCTGTGCTTGCTTCTGGGCCAGGTCGCCCCAGGCCTTGAGTTGCTCCATCACCGGCTTGAACGCTTCCTGGGAAGCGGCGGGGTTGAACTTCTCCGCATTTTCCTTCATGGTTTTGGCGATGGATTCGAAAGGAGTGTTGGTGAACATGTGATGGCCCTTGTTAAAAATGTTGCAGTGCAGCAAGTATGGGGCACAAACGCCTTGAGCAGGGAATTAAAGTGGCGTTCAAGCGTAATTAAGCCAAGGCGGCGTTTCCGGTGACGTTCTGACCGTACGGACGGTCAGAACATTCCTTGGATTTATCCGGAAAGTGCCGGGGCTTAGCGCGGTGCCAGTCGAATCGCGCCGTCCAGGCGGATCACTTCGCCGTTGAGCATGTCGTTTTCAAAAATGTGCTTGGCCAGCTTGGAGTAGTCCAGCGGGGTGCCCAGGCGCGAAGGGAAGGGCACGGCGGCGGCCAGCGAGTCCTGCACGTCCTGCGGCATGCCGAACATCATCGGCGTGCCGAAAATGCCGGGGGCAATCGTCATGTTGCGGATGCCGTTGCGCGCGAGGTCGCGGGCAATGGGCAGCGTCATGCCGACCACGCCGCCCTTGGAAGCGCTGTAGGCGGCTTGGCCCATCTGGCCGTCGTAGGCGGCGACGGAGGCGGTGGAAATCAAGACGCCGCGCTCGCCGGTGGCTTCGGGTTCGTTTTTGGCCATGGCTTCGGCGGCCAGGCGGATCATGTTGAAGCTGCCCACCAGGTTGACGGTGATGGTCTTGGTGAAGGTCGCCAGCGTGTGCGCGCCGTTTTTGCCGATGGTTTTCTCGCCGGGCGCGATGCCGGCGCAGTTGACCAGGCCCATCAGCTTGCCCATGGACACGGCCTTGGCCACCACGGCCTGGCCGTCGGCTTCCTGGCTCACGTCGCACTTGACGAAAGCGGCAACGCCGTCGCCCAGTTCCTTGGCGATGGCTTCGCCTTTTTCAGCCTGCATGTCGGCAATCACGACCTTGCCGCCGTTGGCGACCAGCATGCGCGCAGTGCCTTCACCCAGACCTGATGCGCCACCGGTGACGATGAATACTTTGCCTGCGATGTCCATGGGATGTTCCTTGAAATTGAAAGGTTGAAAAAAATGGGAAAGCGAGGGGATGCACAAAGCGGTTTGACGTTTACGTCAACGTCAATCCAACCGTCAATTATGGCGCATGAAAAAGCCCGGCCATCTTTGAATAGCCGGGCCTTGGGGCAAATGCAAGCGCTTGTCTTGCTTATTTGTAGCCCACGCGGTCCAGCATCTGCTGGACTTTGGTCTGGTTGTAGCCAATGGCGCTGACCGGAATGGTTTCCGACTTGAAGCTGCCGCCGGTCATCGCCTTGAGCGCCGGGTTGCTCAGCTGCACGCCGGGCACGGCAGGCCATTCGTTGTTGCCGTTGGCAAAATAGTTTTGCGCATCGGGGCTGGCCAGGTATTCCATGAACTTGACGGCATTGGCCGTGTTCTTGGAGTTTTTGGCGACGGCGGCACCGGCGATGTTGACGTGCGTTCCCCAGCTTTCCTGGTTCGGGAACACCACGCCGATGCGGTCAGCCACCAGCTTGTCCTCGGGGGCGTTCGAGCGCATGATGCGCGCCAGGTAGTACGAGTTGGTCAGCGCCACGCCGCATTCACCGCTGGCCACGGCCTTGATCTGGTCGGTGTCGCCGCCCTTGGGGTCGCGCGCCATGTTGGCGACCAGGCCCTTGAGCCACTGCTCGGTCTTGGCCTCGCCCAAGTGCTCGGTGACGGCCGAAAACAGCGACAGGTTGTAGGGATGCGCGCCTGAACGGGTGCACAGCAGGCCCTTGTTTTTCGGATCGGCGAGTTCTTCGTAGGTGTCAACGTCGGCCTTCTTGACCTTCATCTTGTCGTACACCACGACGCGGGCGCGGGTTGAGAAACCGAACCAGGTCGTGCCTTCGGCGCCTGCCTTGGCGCGCAGGTTGACCGGAATGGCCGCTTCAAGCGCGGGCGACTTGATCGGCTTGAACAGGCCGTCCACATCGCCTTTCCAGAGGCGGGCGGCGTCAACGAGCAAAATCACGTCGGCTGGCGACGCCGCGCCTTCGGCCTTGAGACGCGCCAGGATGCCGGCATCGTCAGCATCCACCCGGTTCACCTTGATGCCGGTGGCCTTGGTGAAGTTGCTGTACAGCGCCTCGTCGGTCTGGTAGTGGCGGGCAGAATACAGGTTGACAACCTGTTCCTGGGCGCTTGCACTGCCGGCGGCACCGAACAAGGCAGCGGCAGCAAGGGCAAGACCGGTAAAAATTGGCGCTCTTTTGATCATCTTGAAAAATCCTGAAGGCTTGAAAGTTAATGAGTTTAATGCAAATGCGAATTAGTCGCAATATCTTTGGGGCGGCTGGCGTATCCGTGGCCTGCAGGCCCATGCTGGGGTGGCTGGCAAAACTGGTGCTTCCTGCCTTGCTGGTCGCGGGCTGCACTTCGACGCCGGTGGCGCCCGTCAAGCCGGTTGCGCCGGATGTCGGCACGGCGCCAGCCCTCAGGAAGCCGCTGAAGATCGGCTTGGCGCTGGGCGGCGGCGCGGCGCGCGGTTTTGCCCATGTCGGCGTGATTGCGGTGCTTGAAGAGGCTGGGCTCAGGCCGCAGGTCGTGGTGGGCACATCGGCCGGCAGCCTGGTCGCGGCGATTTACGCCACCGGCAAGACCAGCGCCCAGCTGCAGCAGACCGCGCTCGGCATGGAAGAGGTGGCCATTACCGACTGGATGCTGCCGATTATTGGCAAGGGCATGTTTCGCGGTGATGCGCTGGGCCGCTATGTCAACCAGCTGGTGGGCGGGCGGCTGATCGAGAACATGGTGATTCCGCTGGGCATCGTGGCCACCGACCTCAACAGCGGCAAGGCGGTGCTGTTTCGCAGCGGCGACACCGGCACGGCGGTGCGGGCGTCCAGCGCGGTGCCGGCGGTGTTCGTGCCGGTGAAGATCAGCGGCCATGAATACGTCGATGGCGGCCTGGTGTCGCCGGTGCCGGTGCGCTTTGCCCGGCAGATGGGCGCCGACGTGGTGATTGCCGTGGACATTTCGAGTCCGCCCGAGGGCAACCCGGCCGAAGGCACGCTGCAGATTTTGCTGCAGACCTTTGCCATCATGGGAAAAAGCATCAACCAGTACGAACTCAGGGAAGCCGATGTGGTGGTGCGGCCTTCGCTGGTTGGCTTGAAGAGCGCCGATTTTTCGGCCCGCAAGCTGGCCATCGATTCGGGCCGGGCGGCGATGCTGGCGGCGCTTCCGGCGCTGAAGGCGAAGCTGGCCGCCGGCATGCTGGCTGTTCCTTGAATGCGGTGTTGTGCCCGCTCTTCTTTCGATAGCTGCCTGTGCTTGCTGCGCCTGCGCAAACGCCTGATTTGATCAAAAAAAAGCCCAATCTCGCGATTGGGCTTAACGGAACCTCGAAACCTGATGTTTCTGCAGGGAACCGAGGAGACAACTGATTGGAAGCCAGCCCGTTTGAACTGGTTTCAGGAAGCAGGCTCCATGAACTCTCAAGGTGCGCAGGGCACCGAAAGCTCATTGAAAATTAACGCTTCTTGGAAACGCTTTTGGAAGCGTTCACGGCGGATTCGGATACCGTGTTGAAGTTGGTTTCGGCCATGTCGCCGGCTTGCTTGACGGCTTTTTGCACCGACTCGAAGGCGGAGTTGGCAGCGGTCATGGCGCTTTTCATCATGGTCACTGCGGTTTCGGAACCGGCAGGTGCATTTTGCGTGGCGCTTTCAACCAGGTCGGCAAACTTCTTCTGGGCTTCAGCGGTCTGGCCTTCAAGCGTCTTGCTGAATTCAGCACCGGCGGATTGGGCGATGTCATACAGGTGACGGCTGTAGGCAGCGGTTTTTTCAGCCAGGGGCTGGACCATGCTGGCTTGCAGGGCCAACAGTTCTTGTGCGTCTTTCGCGTTCAGCACGGCTTGCGCGTTGTTGGCGGTTTCGGCCAGTGCAGCCTTGGTGGCTTGAACATTCAGTTCAACCAGCTTTTCGACGCCTTCGAAGGCCTTTTGGGTCAAACCAAACAGGGTTTCGATGTTGGCTTTGTGGGAGGCCATGAGTTGTTCAGCGGTCAGCATAAGTAATCTCCAATATGTAGTTAAGGTTGATAGTTGCTTTGCGCTGAATTGCTGCACTGCAACATGGAAATAATTATAGGAGAAACGCGTGACATTGCAACCGTTTTCTGTTGCATCGCAGCAATCTAGATGCGTTACTCTGATTTAAATCAGTTATTTGAGGATGAACGGCCCGTGCAAGCTTTCTACGCCGACAACTTTGTTTTGCCGCTGCCCACCGGGCACCGCTTTCCCATGCGCAAATACAAGCTGCTGCGCGAGCGCCTGGTCAGCGAACTGCCGGCGGTGCGGATGATGCAGGCACCGGCCGCCAGCGATGGCGAACTGGCCCTGGTGCATGCGCCTGCCTATATACAGGCCATCACCCACGGCACGCTGCCTGCGCCGGCCCAGCGCGAGATCGGATTTCCCTGGAGCGAAGGCATGGCCGAGCGCGCGCGCCGTTCGGCCGGCGCCACCGTGGCGGCGGCGCGCAGGGCGCTTGGGCTGGCTCCAGGTTCGCGTCCTGAAGGCATCGCGGCCAACCTGGCCGGCGGCACGCACCATGCCTATGCCCACAAGGGCGGCGGGTTTTGCGTTTTCAACGATGCGGCGGTGGCCGCCCGGCTGATGCAGGCCGAATGGGCGCGCCAGCATCGCCAGGCCAGGCAGCCGCTGCAGGTCGCGGTGATTGACCTCGATGTCCACCAGGGCAATGGCACGGCCAGCATTTTTGCCGGCGACGCCAGCGTGTTCACGCTGTCGCTGCACGGTGAAAAGAATTTTCCGTTCCGCAAGGAAGCCAGCGACCTGGATGTCGAGCTGCCCGACGGCTGCCTGGACGCGCCCTACCTGCAGGCGCTGGAGCATGCCCTGGACGAGCTGGAGCGGCGCTTCGAGCCCGGCCTGGTCCTGTTTTTGGCGGGCGCCGACCCGTTTGCAGGCGACCGGCTGGGGCGGTTGAGCCTGAGCTTTGACGGGCTCGAAGCGCGCGACCGCCGCGTCTTTGACTGGGCCTGGCAGCGCCGCATTCCGCTGGCTTTTTCGATGGCGGGCGGCTACGGCGTCAACATCGATGAAACCGTGCAGGTGCAGATGAACACCTACCGGGTGGCGCTGGCGTATTGGCAGAAATGGCAATCGGCGCGCTGATGCACTGGCAAAATGGCGCTTCAATGACCCTGACTCCACGCCCCCAGGCCGAATACCGCCATGCCTACAAAGCTTTTCGCGCCATCGGCACCCGCTGGTCCGACAACGACCTGTACGGCCATGTCAACAACGTCGTTTATTACAGCTGGTTTGACACCGCCGTCAACGGCCTGCTGATCGAGCGCGGCGCGCTCGACATCCATGCCGGCAGCGTGATTGGCCTGGTGGTTGAAACCCAATGCAACTATTTTTTGCCGCTGGCCTTTCCCGAACCCGTGGTCGCCGGCATTCGCGTGGCGCACATCGGCGCGTCCAGCGTGCGTTACGAGGTCGCGCTGTTTGCCGCTGACGAAAGCCTGTCGTGCGCCGCCAAAGGCCATTTCATCCATGTGTATGTGGACCGCGCCACGCGCCGGCCCGCCGTCTTGCCCCCTGAATTATTGTCTGTACTGGAGCTGCTGAAGTGAAACCAACCCATTCTTCCCACCCTGTCGTGGCTGGCGATTTTGCCCCTGACGATGCGCCTGCCAGCGCCTGCCAGCCGCCCGTCAACGCGGTGGATCATGCGATAGAAAGCCGTCAGTCGATGCGCGAGTTTTTGCCGACGCCGGTGCCCCGGGCAACCATCCTGCATCTGCTCGAACTCGCCAGCCGCGCCCCGTCGGGCACGAACACCCAGCCGTGGAAAGCCTATGTGCTGCAGGGCGCCAGCAAGGACAGCTTGAGCGAGAAGGTCTGCCAGGCGCATGACGCGCTGCGCGACAACCCGGCGCTGGCTTCCGAATACAGGGAAGAGTACGACTACTACCCGGAAAAATGGGTGTCGCCTTACATTGACCGCCGGCGCGAAAACGGCTGGGGCCTGTATGGGCTGCTGGGCATCACCAAGGGCGACAAGGACAAGATGCATGCGCAGCACCAGCGCAACTACCGGTTTTTCGATGCGCCGGTGGGCCTGATGTTCACGCTGGACCGGGTGATGGGCCGGGGCTCGCTGCTGGACTACGGCATGTTCATGGAAAACTTCATGATCGCCGCGCGCGGCCACGGCCTGCACACCTGCCCGCAGGCCGCGTGGAACGGCTTTGCGAAAATCATCCTGCCGCACATCGGCGCGGGCGAGGGCGAGATGCTGGTGTGCGGCATTTCACTGGGCTATGCCGACGAATCGGCGCTCGTCAACACCTTTCGCACGCCGCGCGTGAGCGCGGCGGAGTTCACGACCTGGCTAGATTGAGCCGGTGACTTTTTCCGTCGTCCAGCTGCTCGGCGGACTGTCTTATGCCACGACGCTGTTCCTGATGGCGGCGGGGCTGACGCTGATTTTCGGCGTCACGCGCATCGTCAATTTCGCGCATGGCAGTTTTTTCATGCTGGGCGCGCTGTTCACCGCGCACTGGGTGACGAACTGGTTTCCGGCCTGGGGCGAAAGTGGGCTGCTGTACCTGATTGCTATTTTTTTAGGAGCTGCCTGCGCAGGACTGGCGGGCGCAATAGCCGAATATCTCTTGTTGCGGCGAATGTCGGACGCCCCCGAGCTGTACCAGCTGGTCGCCACCTTCGGCCTCACGCTGGCGATGCATGACGCGATGCAGTGGGGCTTCGGGCCGGACGAGGTGTTTGCGCCGCGTTTTCCGGGGCTCAAGGGCTCGGTGCAGATCGGCGACGAATTTTTCCCCGTGTACCAGCTGGCGATGATTGCGCTCGGGCCGCTGGTCTGGCTGGGCCTGCATGTGCTGCTTCGCCGTTCGCTGTTTGGTCAGCGCCTGCGCGCCGCCACGCAGGACCGCTCGATGCTGGCCGCGCTGGGCGTCAACCCCAGGCCGCTGATGCTGGGCGCGGTGGTGCTGGGCTGCGCGCTGGCCGGGCTGGGCGGCGCGCTACAGTTGCCGCGCGAACCGGCGCATCTGCAAATGGACATGAACGTGATCGTCGAAACCTTCGTGGTCGTCGTGACCGGCGGGCTGGGCAGCATCGGCGGCGCGTTTGTCGCGGCCCTGTTGATTGGCCTGGTGCATGCCTTTGGCACCGCTGCGTTTCCCCAAGCGACGCTGGTCGTCGTGTTTTTGACGATGGCGGTGGTGCTGGTGTTCCGGCCGCAGGGGCTCAAGGGCAGTTCGCCAGAGCAGGGCGGCCATCGGGAGGCGGCGCAGAAGTTTCGCGGCCTTCGGCTGGGGCGCGCCTGGACGTCGGTGATTGCGTTGGCCTTCGTGTTGCTGGCTGGACTGGCCTGGTCGGGCGGGGCCTACTGGCAGACGCTCGCCGCCGATGCGCTGATCCTGATGATCTTCGGCATCAGCCTGCAGTCCATGATGGCGCTGGGCGGGCTGGTCAGCTTTGGCCATGCGGCGTTTTTTGCCCTCGGCGCTTACGGCGCGGCGCTGTCGCACAGCCTGTGGGGCGCAACGCTGCCGGTGGCGCTGGCGACTGGCTGCGGCGCGGCGCTGGCCGTCGCTGGCGTGTTCGGCGCGGCGGTGGTCAGGAGCAGCGGCGTGTACCTGGCGATGCTGTCGCTGGCGCTGGCGCAGGTGGTCTGGGCCGGCGCGGCGCAATGGGTGAGCCTGACGGGCGGCGACAACGGGCTGATCGGCCTCGCGCTGGTAACCGACGACGGCCGGCCGGTTTTTTATGCGCTGCTGGTGGCACTGGCCTTGATCGCGGTGTTCGCGCTGCGGTTCTTGAGCCGGTCGGTGATGGGGGCGGCGCTGCAGGCCGTGCGTGATGCACCGTTGCGCGCGGCGGCGTCCGGCTTGTCGGTCGGTTGGCTGAAATACCGCGTTTTTGTCGAAAGCGCGGTGCTGGCGGGCCTGGCGGGTGGGCTGTTTGCGGCCCATAAAGGGGCGGTGTTTCCGTCGCTGGCGGCCGTCTCCACCTCGGTCGATGCCTTGCTGGTGGTGCTGCTGGGCGGTGTGCATCAGCTCTGGGGCGCGGTCGTCGGCAGCCTGGTGCTGACGTATGCAAGCGCCGAGCTGGGCCGCGAAGTGACTTACTGGCGCGGCCTGCTGGGCGTGTTCATCATGCTGATCATGGTGGCTTCGCCGTCGGGGCTGCTGGGCCTGCTTTCACGCTTGGCCGGGCGGCGCCAGCGTGCCATCGCGGGGAGCCGCTGATGCTGCAGGTCCGGCAACTGGTCAAGCATTTCGGCGGCATCCACGCGGTCGATGGCGTGAGTTTCGAGGTGGCCGCAGGCGAATGCGTGGCGCTGATCGGCCCCAACGGCGCTGGCAAATCGACCTGCTTTGCCTGCATCGCCG comes from Polaromonas naphthalenivorans CJ2 and encodes:
- the ggt gene encoding gamma-glutamyltransferase — translated: MKRLLTSVALAALLAACASSPTSPFAYTAPTQQPEGSSGFTPKPGWATTKFAVAAANPLATDAGYQILKAGGSAIDAAIAVQMVLTLVEPQSSGIGGGAFLLHSNGRAVEAFDGRETAPAAADEKLFLGADGKPIPFYEGVVGGRSVGTPGTVRMLEMAHQQYGKLPWAQLFAPAIELADNGFKVSARLNMLLKDEKYLKNDPTAAAYFYKADGTPVDAGATLRNPALADVLRQIASKGSNALLTGTVAQAIVTKVQGHASNPGKLALSDLASYQARKRDPICSDYSANAQAYRLCGMPPPSSGAIAIGQILGILNNTPAATLGLVAGMGGVPGTTGPTPSADWLHLYTEASRLAFADRAQYLGDPDFVQPPGGSWMSLLAPGYLSERAKLIETAGPSMKTAKPGVPGVVKTAYAPMPEQIEHGTSHISIVDSFGNAIAMTTTIEDQFGSRLMTDGGTKKAGGFLLNNELTDFSFAPVDAEGKPVANRVQAGKRPRSSMAPTLVFDKNTNQLVMSGGSPGGALIIHFTAKTIYGVLNWGLMPQQAIDLPNFASLNGPTLLEEKRFAPATVEALRARGAEVREQAMTSGLQAITRGQAHGMPLWLGGADPRREGLVMGD
- a CDS encoding 3-hydroxyacyl-CoA dehydrogenase, which encodes MDIAGKVFIVTGGASGLGEGTARMLVANGGKVVIADMQAEKGEAIAKELGDGVAAFVKCDVSQEADGQAVVAKAVSMGKLMGLVNCAGIAPGEKTIGKNGAHTLATFTKTITVNLVGSFNMIRLAAEAMAKNEPEATGERGVLISTASVAAYDGQMGQAAYSASKGGVVGMTLPIARDLARNGIRNMTIAPGIFGTPMMFGMPQDVQDSLAAAVPFPSRLGTPLDYSKLAKHIFENDMLNGEVIRLDGAIRLAPR
- a CDS encoding Fe(3+) ABC transporter substrate-binding protein, which produces MIKRAPIFTGLALAAAALFGAAGSASAQEQVVNLYSARHYQTDEALYSNFTKATGIKVNRVDADDAGILARLKAEGAASPADVILLVDAARLWKGDVDGLFKPIKSPALEAAIPVNLRAKAGAEGTTWFGFSTRARVVVYDKMKVKKADVDTYEELADPKNKGLLCTRSGAHPYNLSLFSAVTEHLGEAKTEQWLKGLVANMARDPKGGDTDQIKAVASGECGVALTNSYYLARIMRSNAPEDKLVADRIGVVFPNQESWGTHVNIAGAAVAKNSKNTANAVKFMEYLASPDAQNYFANGNNEWPAVPGVQLSNPALKAMTGGSFKSETIPVSAIGYNQTKVQQMLDRVGYK
- a CDS encoding patatin-like phospholipase family protein: MLGWLAKLVLPALLVAGCTSTPVAPVKPVAPDVGTAPALRKPLKIGLALGGGAARGFAHVGVIAVLEEAGLRPQVVVGTSAGSLVAAIYATGKTSAQLQQTALGMEEVAITDWMLPIIGKGMFRGDALGRYVNQLVGGRLIENMVIPLGIVATDLNSGKAVLFRSGDTGTAVRASSAVPAVFVPVKISGHEYVDGGLVSPVPVRFARQMGADVVIAVDISSPPEGNPAEGTLQILLQTFAIMGKSINQYELREADVVVRPSLVGLKSADFSARKLAIDSGRAAMLAALPALKAKLAAGMLAVP
- the phaP gene encoding phasin family protein (Members of this family are phasins (small proteins associated with inclusions such as PHA granules). Note that several different families of phasins have been named PhaP despite very little sequence similarity to each other.), which translates into the protein MLTAEQLMASHKANIETLFGLTQKAFEGVEKLVELNVQATKAALAETANNAQAVLNAKDAQELLALQASMVQPLAEKTAAYSRHLYDIAQSAGAEFSKTLEGQTAEAQKKFADLVESATQNAPAGSETAVTMMKSAMTAANSAFESVQKAVKQAGDMAETNFNTVSESAVNASKSVSKKR
- a CDS encoding histone deacetylase family protein, with the translated sequence MQAFYADNFVLPLPTGHRFPMRKYKLLRERLVSELPAVRMMQAPAASDGELALVHAPAYIQAITHGTLPAPAQREIGFPWSEGMAERARRSAGATVAAARRALGLAPGSRPEGIAANLAGGTHHAYAHKGGGFCVFNDAAVAARLMQAEWARQHRQARQPLQVAVIDLDVHQGNGTASIFAGDASVFTLSLHGEKNFPFRKEASDLDVELPDGCLDAPYLQALEHALDELERRFEPGLVLFLAGADPFAGDRLGRLSLSFDGLEARDRRVFDWAWQRRIPLAFSMAGGYGVNIDETVQVQMNTYRVALAYWQKWQSAR
- a CDS encoding acyl-CoA thioesterase, which translates into the protein MTLTPRPQAEYRHAYKAFRAIGTRWSDNDLYGHVNNVVYYSWFDTAVNGLLIERGALDIHAGSVIGLVVETQCNYFLPLAFPEPVVAGIRVAHIGASSVRYEVALFAADESLSCAAKGHFIHVYVDRATRRPAVLPPELLSVLELLK
- a CDS encoding nitroreductase yields the protein MAGDFAPDDAPASACQPPVNAVDHAIESRQSMREFLPTPVPRATILHLLELASRAPSGTNTQPWKAYVLQGASKDSLSEKVCQAHDALRDNPALASEYREEYDYYPEKWVSPYIDRRRENGWGLYGLLGITKGDKDKMHAQHQRNYRFFDAPVGLMFTLDRVMGRGSLLDYGMFMENFMIAARGHGLHTCPQAAWNGFAKIILPHIGAGEGEMLVCGISLGYADESALVNTFRTPRVSAAEFTTWLD
- a CDS encoding ABC transporter permease — translated: MTFSVVQLLGGLSYATTLFLMAAGLTLIFGVTRIVNFAHGSFFMLGALFTAHWVTNWFPAWGESGLLYLIAIFLGAACAGLAGAIAEYLLLRRMSDAPELYQLVATFGLTLAMHDAMQWGFGPDEVFAPRFPGLKGSVQIGDEFFPVYQLAMIALGPLVWLGLHVLLRRSLFGQRLRAATQDRSMLAALGVNPRPLMLGAVVLGCALAGLGGALQLPREPAHLQMDMNVIVETFVVVVTGGLGSIGGAFVAALLIGLVHAFGTAAFPQATLVVVFLTMAVVLVFRPQGLKGSSPEQGGHREAAQKFRGLRLGRAWTSVIALAFVLLAGLAWSGGAYWQTLAADALILMIFGISLQSMMALGGLVSFGHAAFFALGAYGAALSHSLWGATLPVALATGCGAALAVAGVFGAAVVRSSGVYLAMLSLALAQVVWAGAAQWVSLTGGDNGLIGLALVTDDGRPVFYALLVALALIAVFALRFLSRSVMGAALQAVRDAPLRAAASGLSVGWLKYRVFVESAVLAGLAGGLFAAHKGAVFPSLAAVSTSVDALLVVLLGGVHQLWGAVVGSLVLTYASAELGREVTYWRGLLGVFIMLIMVASPSGLLGLLSRLAGRRQRAIAGSR